A genome region from Leptospiraceae bacterium includes the following:
- a CDS encoding IS701 family transposase encodes MDFILNEHSDLFSEYINSFDPLWVRKEQKEYFEKTLKGFSSEIKRKNIERISETIIDQDYQNLHHFITTSPWDKKDMNEIRINFMREHSNSYPTKKAILVIDDSGVLKRGNSTEGVGHQYIGQVGKVANGNVFVTSHLVSEFKHMPLDIKEFIPEDKTKTKEEQKFTTKIEIAIFLIEEAIRRGIKFEFVVADAWYGSSPNFTDYLEAKGLKYIVSIKSNRNIFYKFPNDLKK; translated from the coding sequence GTGGATTTCATACTTAACGAGCATTCCGATTTATTTAGCGAGTATATAAATTCTTTCGATCCATTATGGGTAAGGAAAGAGCAAAAAGAATATTTTGAGAAGACCTTAAAAGGTTTTAGTTCAGAGATAAAACGGAAAAATATTGAGCGGATTTCCGAAACGATAATAGATCAGGATTATCAAAATCTCCATCATTTCATTACAACTTCTCCTTGGGATAAGAAGGATATGAATGAGATACGTATTAACTTTATGCGAGAGCATAGTAACTCTTATCCGACAAAGAAAGCGATATTAGTCATTGATGATTCTGGTGTTCTTAAAAGAGGCAATTCGACAGAAGGCGTTGGGCATCAATATATTGGTCAAGTTGGAAAAGTGGCTAATGGCAACGTATTCGTAACCTCACATTTAGTGAGTGAGTTCAAGCATATGCCATTAGATATAAAAGAATTTATACCCGAAGATAAAACTAAAACCAAAGAAGAACAAAAATTTACAACAAAGATAGAGATTGCGATTTTTCTAATAGAAGAAGCTATTCGACGAGGAATCAAATTTGAATTCGTTGTTGCAGATGCATGGTATGGTTCTAGCCCTAATTTTACTGACTATTTAGAGGCTAAAGGTTTGAAGTATATTGTATCAATTAAAAGTAATCGAAATATATTTTACAAATTTCCTAATGATTTAAAAAAGTAG
- a CDS encoding transposase, which yields MDLKVKGLSGKRRVIIETDRIGDWANAEVSYFISNATELRDDTVIRYYHRRNWIEVFYREVKDFLGADEYQVRSMDRILRHWTLCIVTYSMMQWLQHGKAIKEFVKKTIDLWRRSNCMQDLFEKKNN from the coding sequence ATGGATTTAAAAGTAAAAGGATTAAGTGGAAAAAGAAGAGTGATAATTGAAACTGATAGAATTGGTGATTGGGCAAATGCAGAGGTAAGTTATTTTATTTCCAATGCAACTGAATTGCGCGATGACACTGTTATCCGCTACTATCATAGACGGAATTGGATAGAAGTATTCTATAGAGAAGTAAAAGACTTTCTAGGTGCAGACGAATATCAAGTACGGAGTATGGATAGAATTCTTCGACATTGGACATTATGCATAGTAACCTACAGCATGATGCAATGGCTACAACATGGAAAAGCAATCAAGGAATTCGTAAAAAAAACGATTGACCTTTGGAGACGTTCAAACTGTATGCAGGATTTATTTGAAAAAAAGAATAATTGA